The Zingiber officinale cultivar Zhangliang chromosome 9A, Zo_v1.1, whole genome shotgun sequence genome window below encodes:
- the LOC122019631 gene encoding uncharacterized protein LOC122019631 encodes MRGFASCIGNHAVTVSYCSGGGSGSGGTGSSGRGSTGSSGTGSSGSTASVVVDHAGSALIAVTCFYRATLFTLREVLLRVTWSHANADPLLSVAVDDDSTSARPREPNALEFSHPLTEKKGTRSCFSGPCAVALHWDISAARYESGPEPVDGFYVVVVDSQIALSLGDLSRDFVAEFLGALPLARCSTICRREQVLGRRLYYSTKARFCDGGSDHEITIRCKGYGWDADDSELSVSVDKKPAAHARNLRWNFRGNQTVFVDGYPVDVMWDVHDWWFGDSSGQAVFLFRRRSTPESRLWLEDEALNAEQGISGFSLLIRAFRSP; translated from the coding sequence ATGAGGGGCTTCGCTTCCTGCATCGGGAACCACGCCGTCACCGTCTCTTACTGCAGCGGCGGCGGCAGCGGCAGCGGCGGCACTGGCAGCAGCGGCCGCGGCAGCACTGGCAGCAGCGGCACTGGCAGCAGCGGCAGCACCGCCTCCGTCGTCGTCGACCACGCCGGCTCCGCCCTCATCGCGGTCACCTGCTTCTATCGCGCTACGCTCTTCACCCTAAGGGAGGTCCTTCTCCGGGTCACCTGGTCCCATGCCAACGCCGATCCCTTACTCTCGGTCGCCGTCGACGACGACTCCACCTCGGCCCGCCCTCGGGAGCCCAATGCCTTGGAGTTTTCCCATCCGCTGACCGAGAAGAAAGGCACCCGCTCCTGTTTCTCCGGCCCCTGCGCCGTCGCCCTTCACTGGGACATCTCCGCCGCTCGATACGAGTCGGGCCCCGAGCCCGTCGACGGCTTCTACGTCGTCGTCGTGGACTCGCAGATTGCGCTATCGCTCGGCGATTTGAGCAGGGACTTCGTCGCCGAGTTCTTGGGCGCGCTTCCGCTCGCGCGATGCTCGACGATTTGCCGCAGAGAGCAAGTCCTCGGTCGCCGGCTCTACTACTCCACCAAAGCGCGGTTCTGCGACGGCGGTTCCGATCACGAAATCACCATCCGGTGCAAGGGGTACGGATGGGACGCCGACGACTCGGAGCTGTCGGTGTCCGTCGACAAGAAGCCGGCGGCGCACGCGAGGAACCTCCGGTGGAACTTCAGAGGGAACCAGACCGTCTTCGTCGACGGATATCCGGTGGACGTGATGTGGGATGTCCACGACTGGTGGTTCGGCGACTCCTCCGGCCAAGCCGTGTTCTTGTTTCGTCGTCGGAGCACGCCGGAAAGCAGACTGTGGCTAGAGGACGAGGCACTGAACGCCGAGCAGGGGATTTCAGGCTTCTCCCTATTGATCCGAGCCTTCAGGAGCCCTTGA